A genomic region of Janthinobacterium lividum contains the following coding sequences:
- a CDS encoding sodium:solute symporter: protein MPPLILFAVVLAYFLILLGVAWRTSRHATNDSFFIGNKDSNWMLVAFGMVGTTLTGVTFISVPGAVGSNGFGYIQLMIGYVLGYLAITFILLPLYYRLQLTSIYRYLELRLGRRSYQSGAAFFILSRLLGATARLYLVVNILQATILDSLGVPFWLTSCVVLLLILLYTYEGGVKTIVWTDTLQTACMLAGLVICSVFLLREMDLSLIDSLERMRAQGLTRIFTTDPDSPAYVWKHIIAGMFITIAMTGMDQEMMQKNISVRTLRDSQKNMLSLTVVLTGVLLLFLFLGGLLHLYAPLAGVTATGDKLFPAVVLGHFPAVVQLIFFIALISALFPSVDGALTALTSTFCIDILGLQRRQDLSPAAQMRWRRRVHLGFAALFLILIMAFKWLDDPSMIVVILKLASYTYGPLLGLFAFGLLSRRGVRDRWVPLVAVAGPLLCALIEGEQALLFEHYRIGLELLILNGALVLAGLFLISTPPGQGGQGAAHLSK from the coding sequence ATGCCCCCCCTCATCCTGTTTGCCGTTGTCCTCGCGTATTTCCTGATCCTGCTGGGCGTGGCGTGGCGCACGTCGCGCCATGCCACCAACGACAGTTTTTTCATCGGCAACAAGGACAGCAACTGGATGCTGGTGGCCTTCGGCATGGTGGGCACGACGCTCACGGGCGTGACCTTCATCAGCGTGCCCGGCGCCGTGGGGAGCAATGGTTTCGGTTATATCCAGCTGATGATCGGCTATGTGCTGGGCTATCTGGCCATCACCTTCATCTTGCTGCCGCTGTACTACCGGCTGCAGCTCACGTCGATTTACCGCTACCTGGAACTGCGCCTGGGGCGGCGTTCCTACCAGAGCGGGGCGGCGTTTTTCATCCTGTCGCGGCTGCTGGGCGCCACGGCGCGGCTGTATCTGGTGGTCAATATCCTGCAAGCGACCATTCTCGATAGCCTGGGCGTGCCATTCTGGCTGACGTCGTGCGTCGTGCTGCTGCTGATCCTGCTGTACACGTATGAAGGCGGCGTCAAGACCATCGTCTGGACCGATACCCTGCAAACGGCGTGCATGCTGGCGGGCCTCGTGATTTGCAGCGTGTTCCTGCTGCGCGAGATGGACCTGTCCCTCATCGATAGCCTCGAGCGCATGCGCGCGCAAGGCCTCACGCGCATCTTCACCACCGACCCGGACAGTCCCGCCTATGTTTGGAAACACATTATCGCCGGCATGTTCATCACCATCGCCATGACGGGCATGGACCAGGAGATGATGCAAAAGAACATTTCCGTGCGGACCTTGCGCGATTCGCAAAAGAACATGCTCAGCCTGACCGTGGTGCTGACCGGCGTGCTGCTGCTGTTCCTGTTCCTCGGCGGCTTGCTGCACCTGTATGCGCCGCTGGCGGGTGTCACCGCGACAGGGGATAAACTGTTTCCCGCCGTGGTGCTCGGGCATTTCCCCGCCGTGGTGCAGCTGATTTTCTTCATCGCCCTCATTTCCGCCCTGTTTCCCAGCGTGGATGGGGCACTGACCGCCTTGACGTCTACCTTCTGCATCGATATCCTCGGCCTGCAGCGCAGGCAGGATTTGAGCCCGGCGGCGCAGATGCGCTGGCGCCGCCGCGTGCACCTGGGGTTTGCCGCACTGTTTTTGATCCTGATCATGGCCTTCAAATGGCTCGATGATCCCAGCATGATAGTCGTGATCCTGAAGCTGGCCAGCTATACCTATGGTCCGCTGCTGGGCTTGTTCGCTTTTGGCCTGCTCAGCCGGCGCGGCGTGCGCGACCGCTGGGTGCCTTTGGTGGCCGTGGCCGGGCCGCTGCTGTGCGCGCTGATCGAAGGGGAGCAGGCG